The proteins below are encoded in one region of Patescibacteria group bacterium:
- a CDS encoding DJ-1/PfpI family protein translates to MKNIFCLTILFYSVISLTGCQWHKVNNQNMTASKKALLVIAFDGFQDAEYSVTKNILTEAGIAVITTSTSLGTATGKFGAKVEIDNLISNANVNDYNAVVFIGGPGAESMINDSVVQQLAIKANQEQKTLAAICVAPAILAQAGILSGREATVWSSPQDQEFVNILKNKNAKYLEQGVVVDGRFITANGPDVAKQFGEKIAEILNK, encoded by the coding sequence ATGAAGAATATATTTTGTTTAACTATTTTATTTTATTCAGTTATATCGCTCACTGGCTGCCAATGGCATAAAGTTAATAATCAAAATATGACCGCTAGCAAAAAAGCATTATTGGTTATAGCTTTTGATGGCTTTCAAGACGCTGAATATAGCGTTACGAAAAACATTCTAACTGAAGCCGGCATAGCCGTGATTACAACCAGTACATCGCTCGGAACGGCGACTGGAAAATTCGGAGCCAAAGTGGAAATTGATAATTTAATCAGCAACGCCAATGTTAATGATTATAATGCCGTAGTTTTTATAGGCGGACCCGGAGCAGAATCCATGATTAACGACTCGGTTGTTCAGCAATTAGCGATAAAGGCTAACCAAGAGCAAAAAACATTAGCAGCGATTTGTGTGGCGCCGGCAATTCTAGCTCAGGCCGGAATTTTATCAGGGCGCGAGGCCACAGTTTGGTCATCGCCTCAAGACCAGGAATTCGTCAATATTTTAAAAAATAAAAACGCCAAATATTTAGAACAGGGCGTAGTGGTTGACGGTAGATTCATTACCGCTAATGGTCCGGACGTAGCCAAGCAGTTTGGCGAAAAAATAGCCGAAATTTTAAATAAATAA
- the ricT gene encoding regulatory iron-sulfur-containing complex subunit RicT, whose protein sequence is MILICQIAPWDKPLEVSQTGENDDIDNSHNLKVGDKIIIKNEQGTDLAMIIKIKAERNKTPECDDCKECPGAVAVAKANPSFQTTAALVRRATMNDLDKQTKKEEHKQSCLTECEQLIKKHNLPMKLIDVIFHFDGGRITFAFTAANKVDFRELVKDLAKKMHRSIRLYQVGARQEVEMTGDIGPCGQSLCCMSFLEKLGNVTTELIFDQQIAHRGVDRLSGPCGRLKCCLLFEEDNYKELAKNFPTQGSFVRTPHGDGKVSGWKILRQTVMVRIDDETMVEVPISEIKKIEK, encoded by the coding sequence ATGATTTTAATTTGCCAAATTGCTCCTTGGGATAAGCCCCTTGAAGTTTCGCAAACCGGCGAGAACGATGATATCGATAATAGTCATAACCTGAAAGTCGGAGATAAGATTATAATCAAAAACGAACAGGGGACTGATTTGGCGATGATTATAAAAATAAAAGCAGAGAGAAATAAAACGCCGGAATGCGACGACTGCAAAGAATGTCCTGGTGCAGTAGCCGTGGCTAAGGCCAACCCTTCTTTTCAGACTACGGCAGCCTTAGTCCGCAGAGCTACGATGAATGATTTGGATAAACAGACTAAAAAGGAAGAACACAAGCAATCATGTTTAACTGAATGCGAACAATTGATAAAAAAACACAATTTGCCGATGAAGCTGATAGATGTAATCTTTCACTTTGACGGCGGTCGAATAACCTTTGCTTTTACCGCGGCCAACAAAGTTGATTTCCGCGAACTAGTCAAAGATTTGGCGAAAAAAATGCATCGCTCGATTCGTCTATATCAAGTTGGCGCGCGGCAAGAAGTTGAGATGACCGGCGACATTGGCCCATGCGGACAATCTTTGTGCTGTATGAGTTTCCTGGAAAAATTAGGCAATGTAACGACCGAATTGATATTTGATCAACAAATAGCGCACCGGGGCGTCGATCGTTTGTCCGGCCCGTGCGGTAGATTAAAGTGCTGCTTGTTATTCGAAGAAGATAATTATAAAGAGTTGGCAAAAAATTTTCCAACGCAAGGCAGTTTTGTGAGAACTCCCCACGGAGACGGCAAAGTATCAGGATGGAAAATTTTGCGCCAAACCGTTATGGTAAGGATTGATGATGAAACGATGGTTGAAGTGCCGATTAGTGAAATAAAAAAAATCGAAAAATAA
- the argS gene encoding arginine--tRNA ligase — protein MTVQEIKNHLLQILKNNLPELSGNVNLELEIPPQSEMGHLAIGCFEIGRMTKHTPGKIATELAKKIQSDEVIDKVKHTGPYLNFFLKKDVWFKSVCDEILATDSVFGQAEDGKGKRIMIEYSGPNTNKPQHIGHLRNDFLGMSVANLFAELNFEVIRVNLVNDRGIHICKSMLAYKKWGEDKTPESEKIKGDHFVGNYYVMFTQKAKEDQTLLDEAQEMLVKWESGDNEVMALWQKMNKWAVDGLKETYKKINVEFDKYYYESETYKLGKDIVLKALKEGLIYKREDGAIEIDLTPYNLDKKVLMRADGTSVYVTQDLALAKLRQDEFSPDRAIYVVGSEQEYYFKTLFTILAIFGYEWAKNLYHLSYGMVSLPDGRLKSREGSVADADDLIAELENLAKGEVLGRNKEITLIEVSERAEKIAMAAIKFYFLKINPKQNMEFNPEESISLDGATGPYIQYTYARIQSILKKAQTLPQDVDYGCLGEPGEIELVKMLFIFPDVIKRSALSMDPSYLANYLLKLCQYLNEFYHQHQILAAEEKLKNARLNLVSAVAKIINKGLNILGIETLDRM, from the coding sequence ATGACCGTACAAGAAATAAAAAATCATCTTTTACAAATCCTAAAAAACAATTTACCAGAATTGTCGGGTAATGTTAATTTAGAATTAGAAATTCCGCCGCAATCGGAAATGGGGCATCTGGCCATTGGTTGTTTTGAAATAGGCAGAATGACCAAGCATACACCCGGGAAAATTGCCACCGAATTGGCAAAAAAAATTCAAAGCGACGAAGTTATAGATAAGGTTAAACATACTGGACCTTATCTTAATTTTTTTCTAAAAAAAGACGTTTGGTTTAAATCAGTTTGCGATGAGATTTTAGCGACTGACAGCGTTTTTGGCCAGGCCGAAGACGGCAAAGGCAAAAGAATAATGATAGAATATTCTGGTCCCAACACCAACAAACCACAGCACATTGGCCATTTGAGAAATGATTTTTTAGGTATGTCTGTGGCCAACCTATTTGCCGAATTAAATTTTGAGGTTATTAGAGTTAATTTAGTTAATGATAGGGGTATCCATATTTGTAAATCAATGCTCGCTTATAAAAAATGGGGAGAAGATAAAACTCCGGAAAGCGAAAAAATAAAAGGAGATCATTTTGTTGGAAATTATTATGTGATGTTCACACAAAAGGCCAAAGAAGATCAGACTTTACTGGATGAAGCGCAAGAAATGCTCGTGAAATGGGAGTCGGGTGATAATGAAGTTATGGCCTTATGGCAAAAAATGAACAAGTGGGCGGTTGATGGCCTAAAAGAGACATATAAAAAGATTAACGTTGAATTCGATAAATATTATTACGAAAGCGAAACCTACAAACTCGGCAAAGACATAGTTTTAAAAGCATTAAAGGAAGGTTTGATTTATAAACGTGAAGATGGTGCAATTGAAATAGATTTAACGCCATATAATTTGGATAAAAAAGTTTTAATGCGAGCTGATGGCACTAGCGTTTATGTAACTCAAGATCTAGCCTTGGCAAAGTTAAGACAAGACGAATTTAGCCCCGATAGAGCTATTTATGTTGTTGGTTCAGAACAAGAGTATTATTTTAAGACCCTATTTACAATTTTAGCAATTTTTGGTTATGAATGGGCAAAAAATTTATATCACTTATCGTATGGGATGGTATCTTTGCCTGATGGAAGATTGAAATCCAGAGAGGGTAGCGTTGCGGATGCCGATGATTTAATTGCTGAATTAGAAAATTTAGCCAAGGGTGAAGTCTTAGGCAGAAACAAAGAAATTACGCTGATAGAGGTTTCCGAACGGGCGGAAAAAATTGCTATGGCCGCGATAAAATTTTATTTTCTTAAGATTAATCCTAAACAAAACATGGAATTTAATCCTGAAGAGTCAATTTCTTTGGACGGTGCGACCGGACCTTACATACAATATACTTATGCTCGTATCCAAAGTATTTTGAAAAAAGCGCAAACTTTGCCGCAAGACGTTGATTACGGATGTTTAGGTGAACCCGGCGAAATCGAACTGGTTAAAATGTTGTTTATTTTTCCAGATGTGATAAAGCGCAGCGCCTTATCCATGGATCCGTCTTATTTGGCAAATTATTTATTAAAACTTTGCCAATATCTCAACGAATTTTATCATCAACATCAGATTTTAGCTGCGGAAGAAAAATTAAAAAACGCTAGATTGAATTTAGTTAGTGCCGTGGCCAAGATAATTAATAAGGGTCTAAATATTTTAGGCATCGAAACTTTAGATAGAATGTGA
- the prfA gene encoding peptide chain release factor 1: MSELDDLKKQVSELETEMTLPEVLVNQNKLTELSRKYTQIKQRLNKLEKINSLDRQITDLEKMLKQEKDQEMLSLTQTELNDLKSQKEQLINEDDPSQSFNNVIVEIRAGTGGEEAALFAANLFRMYSRFAERQGWSIDTLSANQTDIYGYKEIVFRISGPKAYSILLYESGVHRVQRVPETEKNGRVHTSTASVAVLPEATEHDITISPDEIDVDTYRSSSKGGQNVQKVETAVRITHKPTGLVVTSQEERSQSKNKEKAMKVLRAKLMAQQEEKRLGDLTEQRRSQIGHALRVEKIRTYNFPQNRITDHRINKSWFNIDEIMDGKLDDLIKDLKECLLPQK; this comes from the coding sequence ATGTCCGAACTCGATGATTTAAAAAAACAAGTTAGTGAGCTAGAAACGGAAATGACGCTTCCGGAAGTTTTAGTTAATCAAAATAAATTAACCGAGCTATCAAGAAAATATACCCAAATCAAACAACGCCTTAATAAATTAGAAAAAATAAATTCTCTCGATCGGCAAATCACCGATCTAGAAAAAATGTTAAAACAAGAAAAAGATCAAGAGATGCTCTCGCTTACCCAAACTGAATTAAATGATTTAAAATCCCAAAAAGAACAATTAATCAACGAGGATGACCCGAGCCAAAGCTTCAATAATGTCATTGTAGAAATTAGGGCTGGTACTGGCGGAGAAGAAGCTGCGCTTTTTGCCGCTAATCTTTTCCGTATGTATAGCCGTTTTGCCGAAAGACAGGGCTGGTCTATCGACACTTTAAGCGCCAATCAAACTGATATTTACGGCTATAAAGAAATTGTTTTCCGTATCAGCGGACCTAAGGCTTACTCGATCTTATTATATGAAAGCGGCGTGCATCGCGTTCAGCGAGTTCCGGAAACGGAAAAAAACGGCCGCGTTCATACTTCTACGGCCTCGGTCGCTGTTTTACCGGAAGCAACCGAGCACGACATCACCATTAGCCCCGATGAAATCGACGTTGACACCTATCGTTCCTCTAGCAAGGGCGGCCAAAACGTACAAAAAGTAGAAACTGCGGTGCGTATTACCCATAAACCGACCGGTTTAGTCGTCACTTCTCAAGAAGAACGCTCTCAATCAAAAAATAAAGAAAAAGCCATGAAAGTTTTGCGCGCAAAGCTCATGGCTCAACAAGAAGAAAAAAGGCTCGGCGATCTAACCGAGCAACGCCGCAGCCAAATCGGCCACGCCCTAAGAGTAGAAAAAATCAGAACTTATAATTTCCCACAAAACCGCATCACCGATCACCGCATTAATAAAAGCTGGTTTAATATCGATGAAATTATGGATGGAAAACTAGATGATCTGATTAAAGATTTGAAAGAGTGCCTGTTGCCGCAGAAATAA
- the rplJ gene encoding 50S ribosomal protein L10, with the protein MALTRTKKESLFTNIKDLVAKMKSLVLIDYYGLKVKEVNQLRQELRKNNCQYVVAKKTLLKKAFKEQGLEDDSVDKLQGGIGMALGLEDEVAPARVITAFKKDHDKMNIHGGIFNKAFITLEQVKQISILPSKEQLLAQVVYTIKAPLQNMVGAMHGNLRKLVYALQAVTDKKKN; encoded by the coding sequence ATGGCTCTTACCCGAACAAAAAAAGAAAGCCTATTTACGAACATTAAGGACTTAGTCGCCAAGATGAAAAGTTTAGTTTTGATTGATTATTATGGCTTGAAGGTAAAAGAAGTAAATCAATTGCGGCAGGAACTTAGAAAAAATAATTGCCAATACGTCGTGGCTAAAAAAACTTTATTGAAAAAAGCTTTTAAAGAACAGGGACTCGAAGATGATTCAGTTGATAAGCTTCAGGGTGGCATTGGTATGGCCCTGGGATTAGAAGACGAGGTTGCTCCGGCTCGTGTCATTACTGCTTTTAAAAAAGATCATGACAAAATGAATATTCACGGCGGCATTTTTAATAAAGCTTTTATTACCCTAGAACAAGTTAAACAAATTTCCATTTTGCCGTCTAAAGAGCAATTATTGGCCCAAGTGGTTTATACCATCAAGGCGCCGCTTCAAAACATGGTTGGCGCAATGCATGGCAATTTAAGAAAATTGGTTTATGCTTTGCAGGCCGTGACTGATAAAAAGAAAAATTAA
- a CDS encoding DUF3048 domain-containing protein has translation MKSYRHLKRNDLVLFGLIFILPIFLLSGCTKPTPTQIENQEPIGQPNSLDGEYVSVNVDLKPVAVCIDNFFVSRPQSGLNQASIVYELPVEANISRFLAVYRGDKLPDKIGPVRSARPYSAAIADEYRAVYVHAGGSPQALSEIAKDTYWINNIDGLTKQDVYFWRDKNRQAPYNLYTSENQIAKFKQDNQINNIADFTSWLYVDFKENGQDLSDIKITGYFEPVVWSYNIATKKYERFLLVNGQKEKFIDDNNVQISASNVIVLFTKVSVIDKIGRKQIDLVSGGKASVFNHGVKTEGTWEKKNNRTIFLDASGQEIPLMRGNTWVEIISAATGTLSNL, from the coding sequence ATGAAATCATATAGACATTTAAAACGAAACGATTTGGTTTTGTTTGGGTTAATTTTTATTTTACCCATTTTTTTATTATCCGGATGTACGAAGCCGACGCCGACTCAAATCGAAAACCAAGAACCAATCGGCCAGCCGAACTCATTGGACGGTGAGTATGTTTCGGTCAATGTTGATTTAAAGCCGGTAGCTGTTTGTATTGATAATTTTTTTGTTTCTCGGCCGCAATCGGGATTAAATCAAGCTTCAATAGTTTATGAATTGCCGGTTGAAGCTAATATTAGCAGATTTTTAGCTGTTTATCGCGGAGATAAATTACCCGACAAAATTGGCCCAGTTCGTTCAGCTCGTCCATATTCGGCAGCTATTGCCGATGAATATCGCGCAGTTTATGTTCATGCCGGCGGCAGCCCGCAAGCTTTATCAGAGATTGCCAAAGATACTTACTGGATTAATAATATAGACGGATTGACCAAACAAGATGTATATTTTTGGCGCGATAAAAATCGCCAGGCTCCGTATAACCTATATACTTCGGAAAATCAAATAGCTAAATTTAAACAAGACAATCAAATAAACAATATTGCTGATTTTACTTCTTGGCTATATGTTGATTTTAAAGAAAATGGTCAAGATTTATCAGATATAAAAATTACCGGTTATTTTGAACCAGTAGTTTGGAGTTACAATATTGCCACCAAAAAATACGAAAGATTTTTATTAGTTAACGGCCAAAAAGAAAAATTTATTGATGATAATAATGTCCAAATTAGTGCCAGTAATGTCATCGTACTTTTTACTAAGGTTAGCGTAATTGATAAAATCGGCCGGAAGCAGATTGATTTGGTCAGTGGTGGCAAGGCTTCAGTTTTTAATCACGGAGTTAAAACAGAAGGAACTTGGGAGAAAAAAAATAATCGGACAATCTTTTTAGACGCGTCCGGTCAAGAAATACCATTAATGAGGGGTAATACTTGGGTTGAGATTATTTCTGCGGCAACAGGCACTCTTTCAAATCTTTAA
- a CDS encoding HAD hydrolase-like protein → MIKGIIFDFDMTLVDTLEIGHKIFCEMERKYGLNVFSLSERKVWGESRKNFLSAVWRANKHKIPLEKINKIHLAVMDKFYKNCRLKDIEVLKFFQNHKIKLGIISNNSNRIVKKVLRMPVNRVIKFDAVLSAEKSTDNVSKVSLIKKCLRRLNLKKSEAIYVGDHIMDIIAAERVDVISAGIPTGLYSKKELKKHHPDLLINNFRDLKKYILVNNII, encoded by the coding sequence ATGATTAAGGGAATTATTTTTGACTTTGACATGACGCTGGTTGATACGCTCGAAATCGGCCATAAAATTTTTTGCGAGATGGAAAGAAAATACGGATTAAACGTATTTTCATTGTCTGAGAGAAAAGTTTGGGGAGAATCAAGAAAAAATTTTCTTTCGGCCGTCTGGCGCGCCAATAAGCATAAAATTCCATTAGAGAAAATAAATAAGATTCATTTGGCAGTGATGGATAAATTTTATAAAAATTGTCGTCTCAAAGATATCGAAGTTCTAAAATTTTTTCAAAATCATAAAATAAAACTTGGTATTATTTCTAACAATTCAAACAGAATCGTCAAAAAGGTTTTGCGCATGCCGGTTAATCGAGTGATAAAATTTGACGCTGTATTGTCGGCCGAAAAAAGTACCGACAATGTTTCCAAGGTTTCACTGATTAAGAAATGTTTGCGCAGATTGAATCTCAAAAAGTCGGAAGCGATTTATGTTGGTGATCATATTATGGATATTATTGCCGCCGAACGCGTTGACGTAATTTCAGCCGGCATTCCAACGGGATTATATAGTAAAAAAGAATTAAAAAAACATCACCCTGATTTGTTGATTAATAATTTCAGAGATCTTAAAAAGTATATTTTAGTGAATAATATTATTTAG
- the pyrH gene encoding UMP kinase: MANKKTKKNKTIIFSMGGSIVVPDEIDVKFLKVIKGFILNLLSRGYRLVIIIGGGELSKKYNQAAKALSTVTNTDLDWMGIACTRVNAELVRVILSKYAYPEVIADQNKIKNIGKYKLVLACGLKPGQSTDGQAVGWAKKLGAKEIINLTNLDRAYTADPKKDKNAKPLDNVSWAQYRKIVGDKWIPRLSTPFDPTASKLAQKYGMRVAVLNGRKLQNLKNYLAGKKFIGTLIE, translated from the coding sequence ATGGCAAACAAAAAGACCAAGAAGAACAAGACTATTATTTTTTCCATGGGCGGATCTATTGTCGTCCCGGATGAAATCGACGTTAAGTTCTTGAAAGTAATCAAAGGCTTTATTTTAAATCTTTTAAGTCGCGGTTATCGATTGGTTATTATTATCGGCGGGGGAGAGTTGAGCAAAAAATACAATCAAGCGGCCAAAGCTTTATCGACCGTGACCAATACTGATTTGGATTGGATGGGCATTGCTTGTACTAGAGTTAATGCTGAACTCGTGCGCGTAATTTTATCCAAGTATGCTTATCCAGAAGTTATCGCTGACCAAAATAAAATTAAAAATATCGGCAAATATAAATTAGTTTTGGCTTGCGGTTTAAAACCAGGCCAATCAACTGATGGCCAGGCCGTGGGTTGGGCGAAGAAATTGGGCGCTAAGGAAATTATTAACCTAACTAATCTTGACCGTGCTTATACCGCCGACCCAAAAAAAGATAAGAATGCCAAACCGCTGGATAATGTCAGTTGGGCGCAATATAGAAAAATAGTCGGCGATAAATGGATTCCGCGTTTATCAACTCCATTTGATCCGACTGCTTCGAAATTAGCGCAAAAATATGGCATGCGCGTAGCGGTTTTGAACGGCCGAAAACTACAGAACCTGAAAAATTATTTGGCCGGCAAAAAATTTATCGGTACGCTTATTGAATAA
- the rpmE gene encoding 50S ribosomal protein L31 yields MKKDVHPKYYPKAKIICSCGNILTVGSTMPEIHVEVCSKCHPFFTGKQKLLDTSGRLERFKKMVAKGQEMHKPTTKTTGTANKTKKAKSKK; encoded by the coding sequence ATGAAAAAAGATGTTCATCCTAAGTATTATCCTAAAGCAAAAATTATTTGCAGCTGTGGTAATATTTTAACCGTTGGTTCGACTATGCCGGAAATCCACGTCGAAGTCTGCTCGAAATGCCATCCATTTTTCACCGGCAAACAAAAATTATTAGATACGAGCGGCCGATTAGAAAGGTTTAAAAAAATGGTCGCCAAGGGCCAAGAAATGCACAAGCCCACTACCAAAACCACTGGAACCGCCAATAAAACTAAAAAGGCTAAAAGCAAAAAATAA
- a CDS encoding translation elongation factor Ts translates to MANVELLKRLREDTGAGMSDCQKALEEAKGDFDKAVEYLRKQGQKIALNKSVRTMREGIIDAYVHANKKLAVLVEVSCETDFVARNEIFKNFVHDVAMQVAAANPRWLSPEDVPAEEVAKEKEIYIEELKRENKPAEMIDKIATGKINKFYTETCLLKQAFIKDDKKTIEDLLKEAIAKTGENLKIQRFCRFNI, encoded by the coding sequence ATGGCGAACGTTGAACTATTAAAAAGGTTGCGCGAGGACACCGGCGCAGGGATGAGCGATTGTCAAAAGGCTCTCGAAGAAGCTAAGGGCGATTTTGATAAAGCCGTCGAATATCTAAGAAAGCAAGGGCAAAAAATTGCCTTAAATAAATCCGTCCGCACTATGCGCGAGGGCATTATTGACGCTTATGTCCATGCTAATAAAAAACTCGCCGTGTTGGTTGAAGTAAGCTGTGAGACTGATTTTGTAGCGCGCAATGAAATATTTAAAAATTTTGTCCATGATGTAGCCATGCAAGTGGCCGCGGCCAATCCGCGTTGGCTTTCTCCGGAAGATGTACCGGCAGAAGAAGTAGCGAAGGAAAAGGAAATTTACATTGAAGAATTAAAAAGAGAAAATAAGCCGGCCGAAATGATCGATAAAATTGCCACCGGCAAGATTAATAAATTTTACACCGAAACTTGTTTGCTTAAACAAGCGTTCATAAAAGACGACAAAAAAACAATCGAAGACTTATTAAAAGAAGCAATCGCCAAAACTGGCGAAAATCTCAAAATTCAGAGATTTTGTCGCTTTAATATATGA
- a CDS encoding 50S ribosomal protein L25 codes for MTLSLKAKSRTITGGKVNELRKEGQIPAIVYGHGFKNVNIIVSDGDFKKVFKEAGESSLVSLVVDDAKPIQVLVHDIQYQPLKNTIQHIDFYHVKADEKITAEAGLRFIGDAPAVKELSGVLVTPITKVKIECLPKDLVHELEVDISTLNTFEDAIRIKDLVVPAGIKIVGSLDEVVALVEAPRSEEELKSLEEKPEAKVEDVKTVKEETKAAEDKIEEEKTTEKTDK; via the coding sequence ATGACATTATCATTAAAAGCCAAAAGCCGTACGATTACTGGCGGCAAGGTAAATGAATTAAGGAAAGAAGGCCAAATTCCGGCTATTGTTTACGGCCATGGTTTTAAAAATGTAAACATTATCGTTTCTGATGGCGATTTTAAAAAAGTTTTTAAAGAAGCGGGCGAGAGTAGTTTGGTGAGTTTAGTCGTTGACGATGCTAAGCCGATTCAAGTTTTGGTTCACGATATTCAATATCAACCGCTTAAAAACACCATTCAACACATTGATTTTTATCATGTCAAAGCTGACGAAAAAATTACTGCCGAAGCAGGCTTACGTTTTATCGGCGATGCTCCGGCTGTTAAAGAATTAAGTGGCGTTCTTGTGACCCCAATTACCAAAGTTAAAATCGAATGTCTACCCAAGGACCTGGTTCATGAATTAGAAGTTGACATTTCAACCTTAAACACCTTTGAAGATGCAATTAGAATAAAAGATTTAGTTGTGCCTGCAGGAATAAAAATTGTCGGATCGCTTGACGAAGTTGTGGCTTTAGTTGAAGCACCGAGAAGCGAAGAAGAATTAAAGAGCTTGGAAGAAAAGCCAGAAGCCAAAGTTGAAGATGTTAAGACCGTAAAAGAAGAAACCAAGGCTGCCGAAGATAAAATCGAAGAAGAAAAAACTACAGAAAAAACAGACAAATAA
- a CDS encoding class I SAM-dependent methyltransferase — MNKETKLTKKLYSSMVLKEWKRLEKNALHKLEFDTTIKFLKKFLPKKGFILDAGGGPGRYTIALAKAGYNVALLDLVPENIDYAKRKIIKTGTAKRVKQTTVGSITDLSIYKDKTFDATICLGGPLSHVYPEKMRRKAISELVRVTKVGSPIFISVMSKLGTLTCCPGSPWEGEISRTKDFNRFAIKGDDYLWHHGKGYCHFFDIVELKNLVQSKKNIEILDQVGLEGLGSSHEKEIDKMSKKPKIWKNWLKVHERFCTHPSVVDTSLHMMIIFKRIK; from the coding sequence ATGAATAAAGAAACAAAGTTAACCAAGAAATTATATTCTTCGATGGTGTTGAAGGAGTGGAAGAGATTGGAGAAAAACGCACTTCATAAACTCGAATTTGATACAACAATTAAATTCTTAAAAAAATTTTTACCCAAGAAGGGATTTATTCTAGATGCCGGGGGCGGTCCGGGAAGGTATACGATTGCTTTAGCCAAAGCGGGCTATAATGTGGCGCTTCTCGATTTAGTTCCAGAAAATATTGATTATGCTAAAAGAAAAATTATCAAAACCGGTACTGCAAAAAGAGTAAAACAGACCACGGTCGGTTCGATTACAGATCTTTCGATATATAAAGACAAGACATTTGATGCTACTATTTGTTTAGGTGGTCCATTGTCTCACGTTTATCCCGAGAAAATGCGCAGGAAAGCTATTTCAGAATTGGTTAGAGTAACTAAAGTTGGGAGTCCGATATTCATTTCAGTTATGAGCAAATTGGGCACCTTAACCTGTTGTCCTGGTAGTCCTTGGGAAGGGGAGATAAGTAGGACCAAAGATTTTAATCGTTTTGCCATAAAAGGTGATGACTATTTATGGCATCATGGAAAGGGCTATTGTCATTTTTTTGATATAGTCGAATTAAAAAATTTAGTTCAGTCTAAGAAAAACATTGAAATATTGGATCAGGTTGGGCTAGAGGGCTTAGGATCTTCGCACGAAAAAGAAATCGACAAAATGTCAAAAAAGCCAAAAATTTGGAAGAATTGGCTGAAGGTACATGAAAGATTTTGTACGCATCCAAGCGTAGTTGATACAAGTTTACATATGATGATAATTTTTAAAAGAATAAAATAG
- the rpsB gene encoding 30S ribosomal protein S2 has translation MVTIPTSNELSQAAVSIGHRLNKRHPKMAKYIQGAKNGINLIDLKKTAEKLKEALDYVEQLGAQNATLVFVATKPAAKGLVKKYAEEINMPYINQRWLGGTLTNFSTISKLIEKLKKLSDGKEKGDWEKYTKKERLNMEKDMDRLEFMVGGLKTLTKLPDAVYVVDILQEATAVDEARKKKVPIVAITDTNTNPEKVTYAIPANDDATKSINLITGLIVEAYKQGQVKAKKEVKKD, from the coding sequence ATGGTTACTATTCCCACTTCCAATGAGTTATCTCAGGCGGCTGTTAGCATCGGTCATCGTTTGAATAAACGCCATCCCAAAATGGCTAAATATATTCAAGGTGCCAAAAACGGGATCAATTTGATTGACCTCAAGAAAACAGCTGAAAAATTAAAAGAAGCGCTTGATTATGTTGAACAATTGGGTGCGCAAAATGCTACCTTGGTTTTTGTGGCTACTAAGCCGGCCGCTAAGGGTTTGGTTAAAAAGTACGCCGAAGAAATCAATATGCCCTATATTAATCAGCGTTGGCTGGGCGGCACACTGACTAATTTTTCCACCATTTCTAAATTAATAGAAAAATTGAAAAAATTATCCGATGGTAAGGAAAAGGGTGACTGGGAGAAATATACCAAAAAAGAACGTTTAAATATGGAAAAAGATATGGATCGATTGGAATTTATGGTCGGCGGACTGAAAACTCTGACTAAGCTTCCTGATGCGGTTTATGTGGTTGATATTTTACAAGAAGCCACGGCTGTTGACGAGGCTCGTAAGAAAAAAGTGCCAATCGTAGCTATTACTGATACAAATACCAATCCGGAAAAGGTGACCTACGCCATTCCGGCCAATGACGATGCAACCAAGTCGATCAATCTTATTACTGGTTTAATCGTCGAGGCCTATAAGCAGGGTCAGGTTAAAGCCAAAAAAGAAGTTAAAAAGGACTAA